The Candidatus Binatia bacterium region GACCAAGATGAAAGTGGAGCAGAGCAGCGGGAACGTTTTTGCTGACCTCGGTCGAAAAGACGCTAACGAGGCGCTCGTGAAGGCTCGCCTTGCTCAACGAATTGCTGCACTCATCGAGAGGCGTGGTCTCACTCAAGTAAAAGCAGCCTCGCTTTTGGGTGTGGACCAACCGAGAATATCCAAGTTGTTGCGGGGTCAACTGCGGGAGTTCTCCACGGAGCGGCTTCTCCATTTTCTCAACGCACTCCACCAAGACGTGGAGATTGTTGTGAGAGACAAACCCCGGTCTCGCAGCTACGCCACGTTTAGCGTGGCTCCGTTCGCTCCGTAAGACGATTGGACTGGTGCTGGCACTGGCTCGCCAGCCTGCGGTCATCACGTTCGGGCACAATTCTCCATCGAAGCACGGTGGGGTTTCACACCACCGTTCACACCGCAGGGGTGCTAAGTGCCTGGTTTTATTGGATAGTAAACACGCTTAGCAGGCGTGCGCCTTCGACCACTCGGCCACCTCTCCAAGCGAAAATCGCCCGATTTACCTACATCCCGCCGCAGCTGACTGCAACCAACCGCATCCGAATTCACACCGTTTTTCACACCACCCATCTGTGCGACCGCGGCCGCCTCAGGGATCACACCCAGCTCGGCTTCGAGTTGCTGCGCCACCGCCCACAGCTCGGGTTCAGCTGCGTGCATGTAGCGCTCTGTGGCGCCAGTGTCCATCTGGCCAAGAAACTGCGCCACCGCCTTCTTGCTCTTGCCCATCGACGTCGCGACCATACCCCCTGCTTATCGAGTCGACCGACCTTCGCAACTCGTGCAACTCGTTCATACGTCCCCCAATCATTTGACGCCGGAGGTGGAAGCCTGGCAAAAGGGCGGAGTGAAGACGACCAAGCCAGGCAAAGCCAAGAACACCGTGAAGACGACGGCCCGCTCAACCAAGCCTACTGCCCCAAAACGGCGCGCGAAGAAGCCCAGCGCGCCAGTCACGAAAGCAAAGAAGGCTGCGCTGGCGCGCCCCAAGCGCACCGTCGCCGCGGTGGCGCTGCGACCGTCACGCCGCGCGATTTTCATCGACGTGGAGAACACCACCAGCGAAGCGGCACTGTTTGATGCGATCGAGAGTCTCAAGATCGACCAC contains the following coding sequences:
- a CDS encoding helix-turn-helix transcriptional regulator, which gives rise to MKVEQSSGNVFADLGRKDANEALVKARLAQRIAALIERRGLTQVKAASLLGVDQPRISKLLRGQLREFSTERLLHFLNALHQDVEIVVRDKPRSRSYATFSVAPFAP